The nucleotide sequence CTCGAaaactaattttatcttatactcTATGTAAGATATGTCCTGTGTATAGACAACCTAATGCCATTCCCGCTCTTCTGCTTCGCATCGACGTCCGAGCCAAGCCTCTGCCGTACGATActtctatacatatttattttgatcctCGATAAGAGCGAGTAAAAGTATACGGTGAACTCGTTTGGGGTTCCTCTACCTATATGTGGGTAGTTCAGGGTATATCGAAACTTGATCTTATATTAGGCACTTGGTACTTATTAAGATTCATgtgattgaagaaaaaaaaaacaaagaaataatatgtcTCACTGAAATATATAGGGAAACGCGCTTCTCTCTCGGTTTTACGTTCACTGTTAGTACCGAAGATGGGCTGTGGAATGTATTGgagaaaacataaataattttaaatcgattttttaacattgtcatgatgttaacaaaaaatatgttttagtaaatttattaattatttgctattCGCGTGACTAGAAAAGACTTTGAACGTGTATTGTCGCGACAATTTTTACAACCGTGCAGGCTCATTGTTTTACAGTTTTATAATCGTATGTGCGATGAAGCGCTTCGAGTAATCACCTGTTCAATCGGtacttatctttttttgaGTGAAACTTCTCaagtaaattcaatataaaatcagCTTTGCGACCAACAGgaggtatattttttacaaaaaaaaaaaattgtacgcgAGGTCCAAACACAACTGGAGAAAACAATTGCGATTCTCATTCAGGTATTCCGAGATTAGGATGTGATTGTGTCAAGCTGAAAGCGATGTTTGTACAGTCGACGATAATTTATCACTCAGTCCAATTGTACGATTTAGTTAGCGGCTAAGACACTAGGTTAAGAATTACACGCGGATTACATGTTAAGTTTAGTcattaagaaagagagagtaagagtgagagaaagaaagacagagagaaagagagaattagacGAGTCGCAACTAATGTCAAcagatttacatttaataaatcgaaaaggaataagaaagaagacataaaaaagaatactatTACCGATGTAGAATAGATGACATAAGTGCGATTTAAcgtcacacatacacacacacaggccagcattttactttatttctcAGATTTTAAGGTACAAAATAGTACTTTTTACCTTTTACTCCGTATATCGATAGGTTTAAGCGGTCGCagtgtatatgtttatatatggaCATTGTAAATAAGGTATACGGGCTCGTCGTGAACGAATCTACTGTTACGATGGAATCTACGGTTAGATTCCATTTGACGTGTTGGAATCTATACAATTCTCGGTTGTAAATGCACAAgacttgtattttaatttatctcagaAGCTGTATTTATTATGTGAAACATTCCACAACAAGTGATCAATGTGAATGCGCGATCGATTTGTGTGggattttattgcaattataaatttctctagACGCTAAAACGAAACGgaacaaatgtaaataaaagcttttttgcgaaaaaaaatctacgttTATCTTTTGAATGAATTTTCAACCATTCACGCGCATcggacatatatatgtataaaaaagatagcGTTTTTACGCTTTTATAACGGACTTTTAGTTGAAAAAAACGTCTTTACAAATTGTTGttcgcaatattattaatttatttgaataacatcatttggataaattttacaaaaataatattttgattatattatagaatctcTACACATACTATGCAAAAAGTTCCGAAAATTTAAGTTTcctaaacaaattttataatgtaatatatacaaatataatctcaTGTCACagttatatgcatattagaattttattttatatttcattctttttgttttatatttttttccattttcattttttattttaatatctttacattttatttattatatatgtatatacaatcaaCACTCTCTCTGGataacgattatttttattttttaatttcagaaatcAGAAGTAGAATTTGATTTTGCTTGCTATCTTATAAAGTAAAACTCAACAatctaatgataaaaattaaaccaattattttaaaccaaAGTGAtaacgaattattaataaagattattaagaaGTCTTAATCAGTAAATTAGATTCTATTTCGACGAATCAACAGAATGAATTCTTATATTCGAacgataattatcattaatgttTTCACTCTCTAAAATGCTGcataataatctatatgttttttatcacTTTGATAAAGcgcgaaatttttatacttgataagatatatatactattcaCTCATTTATCGTCTTCATTACTAGTTACGACGCCTTAGTGCATTTATTCTTAGTTTATTACTTTAGAATATCGATCCTTTGCgcgtatttatattcataaatataaaatatttaataaatatattagtaaatttttcataaatacaaccgtttgtaatattaaaaagaaattatgaatCAGAACAAAAAATACGCTAACTTGAGTGAGATAAATAACAAGTTTACAGAAGAAGTGTTAACAAATATCCTTTCTAAAGCATGTAACCAGAAAGAAGTGCAACTGACAGATTGGAATTTTAAAGAGGGATCTACTAAAGGTGACAATTACTTATCAAATGTCTATAAGGGCAAAGTGAATGGTGTTACCAATGATAATCCAAGGCAACATGTGCAAGTGAATATTATCGTAAAATCAATGCCAAAAAATCCTGGCACAAAAAAGACTCTCAGATGCGCGGAGTTTTTCCGCAATGAAATTGCTTTTTATACAGAGGTAAGACTATTACATAGACACAgttctttctcccttttctttcttgaatctatatacacaaacatatacattatttatttgaaagaatttatattatctatttgtgtaaaaaaatcacaaatattctattcatcTATTCTGCAGGTTGCttctaaatttgaaaattttctagcAGACAAAGGACAGAGCGATCTATTATGTATACCACGTCATATAATCTCTTTCACAGataatgaaaatgattttttgatcCTGGAAGATGCTTCTTGCTTAGGATTTTGTACCGCATCGAGACATAACTGCTTAGATTGGACAGAATGTACAGCAATCTTGAAGACACTGGCTAAATTTCACGCGATTTCATTCGCATACAAGGatcaaaagaaagaagagtttataaaaattacagattctttaaaagaaactttttttggCAATAACCATTGGGATTGGTACAAAAATTATCacgtaaataatacaaaatagaacatttttttttttaagtcttgttaaaattttctattaagagtacaaagcatttttttttctttacagaaaaaatcacaaaatgtaattaaacatGCAATAGCCACTGAATACCCCAATAGCaaagctgaaaaaaaatacaattcttACCAATTCGATGCTCTTTTCACTAAGTGCAGAGAATTATGTGATAGAAAACACGCGCCCACATCTATTATAATACAGGGTGATTGTTGGGctccaaattttttaatccggGATATTGGGCAAAATCAAAAGGAAGCAATAATGCTAGACTTTCAGCTCGCACGTTGCGCTAGTCCTATCTTGGACTTATCATTTCTAATTTACTCTTGTACTCTAAAGTCATTTCGTGATCAGtattttgatgatatattaaaaacttatcaTTCCGAATTGAGCAATGCTATTAAATCTCTTAGATCTGATccagaaaaaatttatccatgggatttatttatgaaagaggtaaaatatccattttgtaacaattgtttctttaaaataaatacagatgattaatgtttatattaatttcaggtAAAggagcaatttatttttggtgTATTTAATGCACTTGAAGCTATTCAAGTAAGTTTAATGGATGTACCCGAAACATTCAATATAGATACTGCTATTCAAGATAACGAAGCAATAGATATTGGAGAAATAGTATCATTACCTTATATTGCAACAACAAGTGGAAGACAAAGATTAGCAGATGTGATAGTTCATGCTTTTGATAAaggatatatatgatataaacttgtataaaattattaattgataaatattaaatattaagataataaaagcattatccaattttctattgattgattttaatgatagtaataaaaaaattgttaagttTTTATGTACAAAGGTTTCCAAAGAATTCTTTgagaacattaattttatttcactaataatatattttgtttgcaataattttatgatatttttcctatatctatgttaaaattaacgaaaattgtattataaaatatatatacagttacattaaacataatatttgcaaagtgGTGATATCAATGAATTTCTTCCACTTTATCTTTTCTAAATGAAAAGAATCATTATCAGTTatatgttttcaaattttttatatatactttttcttatatatcatCTACTTGTGCTCTTTAAAGCTTTATTCCGATAAAGTCAGTAATGTATTTGGtacgatttatttatgatttgtcATTCTTCACCCACACATGTACATTTATCAGAGTTTTACACAAACTCCGTGTAGAAGATCTCTATAGAAGAAAAGAGTAATAAAACGGGAACCAGTTGTTAAATATaagcaaatatttgtataattatttatctaatcatTTCGATAACGACTATAAACCTAATTTAATGGAacggaaaagaaaaacagatcaaaaaattcatcatttttatgatattgttATTTCTATGTTAATTATGACGCAATAATCAACTATTACTTATtagtctttttcttcttttagccagatttcatacaatttttttttttttttttttgtagggCAAAAAATGCTTGTCccatttaagaatattatcatatcttttaaatatttttaaatatataaaatataatatttttaaatatttttaaatataatatttataaatatataagaatattatcatatcttttaaatattttaaatatatatttatttttaaatatatatattttaagcttccttttttaaaatgcaatctcgcacaaataaaatagttacCAAAATCTAATCACGCGAAAGGTTATGTTTTTATCTAACGAATCTAATGATATGCATCTCAAACgatcttgataaaattatgcgcGCGCATTTTATAATGCGAGTTGAGGATTATAGAGATAGAGGAATAGAAATACTTTGTGGCCTTCCGACTACTTGTTCCAATTTATTCCTTATTCTTCCCTCTCCATATGTGAATATGGATAATGATTCTCGACTTTGAGCGGGGGTCCTGGCCACTCCTAGTTAACAAAGGAAAATTCCAATAATCATAGTGTTACGTGGCATCAGCAAGTGCATGCGTAAAGATTGCTTGCtgtgtgtaattaatttttccttttgcaATGCATCAATATGCATTAATGTGAGAAACAATTGATAACATAAGCGTCTTTTTTTCTTGACGAGAAAAACGTATTCGATCGATAGATAATAGATACTTGCGAATATACGTCAAGTGCTAACGTTTTGCATATTAAACGTGTTATATGAAGCttggcaaaaaaattaaattaccacGAATGATAAGACTTATTGTAAATTCTCGCCTTATCACAAGAAAAGACGAGAATTAAGTCATTCGACAAGATAACAGATTATATAAACCAAAGCAATTtcatgtttctttcttttcattattatttcagcTCTCAAAGTAATGATCattaagttgaaaaaaaatttattgcaaacgTGGATTGTAGTATGAATACATTAGTATAATAGTATAGTATTGTTGGAGACTCgtattaacttaaatattatattaaactttaaaaaatagtcagtatttttttcaaagtatcgCTATATAAGTTTCATATCAAATAAGTGTCTTGAAAAGacctagaaaaaaatcatgagCCAAAATAAGAATCGTATCAATTTGAATGAAGTGAGTGACAAGTTTACGGAAGAGGTGCTAACAGATATTCTCTGTAAGGCGTACAATGGGAAAAAAGTGCAACTGACAGATTGGAATTTTGGTGAAAGATTTGCCAAAGGTGATAGCTATTTGTCTACTGTTAATAAGGGTAAACTATATGGTATTATAGATGGTGACCCACAGCAAAATGTACAAGTTAATTTTGTCGTGAAGTCTATTCCAAAGAACATTGGTAGAAGAAAAACTTTTAGAAGTGCAGATTTTTTCCGTaatgaaatcttattttatacacaggtaagaaaaaaatatctcacatttttctttcatataatagaaaatgcatatattgttgaaaaaatagcactatttatatatatatatatataatttatatataatcaatgaaTGAACATCTCAAATAGTTgctatattttacagattgtTCCCAAGTTTGAAAAATTCCTAGCAGACAAAGGACAAAGCAATCTATTGTGTATACCACGTCACTTGCTTTCTTACACAGACGGTGAAAATGATTTTGTTGTCTTGGAAGATGTCTCTCCCTTAGGATTTGGACCTGCATCTAGACAAAACTGCATAGATTGGGCAGAATGTATagtaattttgaaaacattgGCAAAATTTCATGCAATCTCATTTGCATATAAAGAccagaagaaagaagaatttaCAAAACTTGCAAGTGTTTTAAATGAAACCTACTTTGGTATACATAATTGGAATTGGTACGAAAAATTTCATGTGAGTAAcgcattacaaaatttatattttaatatttaatttaattatttattcattactatATTAAAGCAATTCTCTTATATAGAAAAAGCTAGTGGATATAGCTAAAAATGCATTAGCTATTGAATGTCCAAACAGTAAAGCTGAGAAGCAATTCAATTCCTACGAATTTGGTAAATTATTCCAAAAGTGCACAGAATGCTGTGAGAAAAAAGATGCCTCTACATCTGTTATCTCCGCGGGTGATTGTTGGGCTCCAAACTTTCTTGTCCGAGACATCGGGCAAAATCAAAAGGAAGCATTAATGCTAGACTTTCAACTTGCGCGTTGCAGCAATCCCATCATAGATTTATCgttcttaatttattcatgcactttaaaatcatttcgtGATCAGTActtcaatgatatattaaaaacttatcaTTCCGAATTGAGCAATGCTATTAAATCTCTTGGATCTGATCCAGAACAAATTTATCCATgggatttatttatgaaagaggtaaaatgtctattttatgtttaaaattttaagtaataaaaaaagtgacatactaattaatacaaattaaaggTAAAGGATTACTTTATTGTTGGACTAGTATTTGCACTTGAAGCAGTTCCATTTTGTCTGTTGGATCCATCTCAAGCATTCGATTTAGatgctattattaaaaatgatgagGCAGTGGATATATCTGATGTATGGACATTgtctaatattaaaacatcaaCTGGAAGACAAAGATTGACAGATATAATAGTTCATGCTGTTGAGAATGGATATAtatgatagatttatatagatatgtataatttttatccacTTTTATGCACCATAGAcagaattatatgaatatatatgcagctctataataaaactataacaCATTATTGGAaaagtattcttttttaatagaaattttgtaataatttattccaagttattcaaaatttacacatatatcttattaacaaactatttaatcaattttttaaattttacctttatatttttccaatagaGATGTagcttgtaataatatttacacttATTTGGAATAAAGTTTtgtacacaatttttattagtgtgtagttttaaagaaaatagagacaatctgtatttgtataattttaattatataacaacgtagattaattaaaatataatctgtgTATAAGAGTAGAGATATAGCCACCCATTAACTTTTTCATTAACTCGCAGATGATACATATCTAAAATTGTACATTATCACatagcaatattataatagggTGGAGAATATTAGTAGAaacatctttcttttcttttttgttaggAAAAGTACATCTATTGCTGACAAGCATAATATGTCAATGATAAGTGCATCACAGATGCATATTGGATAATAATCTTGTCGCACAAagcaaattactttttaaaatgctGATAAATGTCTTAAACCTGACTTCGAACTCTGATAGTCCTTCTCTCGTGTACTTATCTCAACAGATCACGGTAAAATTAGtctgatattataaagatcATGGTGTGATGTAAGAGCAGCATTACacagatgatatatataatagcacaATGGTGTATTTTCCtgcgcaaaaatttttatgcattttgaTGCTGAATGTTGGTCGTCACGACGTTGCTCGCATCGAAAACAGTTGTGTCTTCATCGT is from Cataglyphis hispanica isolate Lineage 1 chromosome 15, ULB_Chis1_1.0, whole genome shotgun sequence and encodes:
- the LOC126855135 gene encoding uncharacterized protein LOC126855135 isoform X1, whose protein sequence is MSQNKNRINLNEVSDKFTEEVLTDILCKAYNGKKVQLTDWNFGERFAKGDSYLSTVNKGKLYGIIDGDPQQNVQVNFVVKSIPKNIGRRKTFRSADFFRNEILFYTQIVPKFEKFLADKGQSNLLCIPRHLLSYTDGENDFVVLEDVSPLGFGPASRQNCIDWAECIVILKTLAKFHAISFAYKDQKKEEFTKLASVLNETYFGIHNWNWYEKFHKKLVDIAKNALAIECPNSKAEKQFNSYEFGKLFQKCTECCEKKDASTSVISAGDCWAPNFLVRDIGQNQKEALMLDFQLARCSNPIIDLSFLIYSCTLKSFRDQYFNDILKTYHSELSNAIKSLGSDPEQIYPWDLFMKEVKDYFIVGLVFALEAVPFCLLDPSQAFDLDAIIKNDEAVDISDVWTLSNIKTSTGRQRLTDIIVHAVENGYI
- the LOC126855136 gene encoding uncharacterized protein LOC126855136, which produces MNQNKKYANLSEINNKFTEEVLTNILSKACNQKEVQLTDWNFKEGSTKGDNYLSNVYKGKVNGVTNDNPRQHVQVNIIVKSMPKNPGTKKTLRCAEFFRNEIAFYTEVASKFENFLADKGQSDLLCIPRHIISFTDNENDFLILEDASCLGFCTASRHNCLDWTECTAILKTLAKFHAISFAYKDQKKEEFIKITDSLKETFFGNNHWDWYKNYHKKSQNVIKHAIATEYPNSKAEKKYNSYQFDALFTKCRELCDRKHAPTSIIIQGDCWAPNFLIRDIGQNQKEAIMLDFQLARCASPILDLSFLIYSCTLKSFRDQYFDDILKTYHSELSNAIKSLRSDPEKIYPWDLFMKEVKEQFIFGVFNALEAIQVSLMDVPETFNIDTAIQDNEAIDIGEIVSLPYIATTSGRQRLADVIVHAFDKGYI
- the LOC126855135 gene encoding uncharacterized protein LOC126855135 isoform X2; the protein is MSQNKNRINLNEVSDKFTEEVLTDILCKAYNGKKVQLTDWNFGERFAKGDSYLSTVNKGKLYGIIDGDPQQNVQVNFVVKSIPKNIGRRKTFRSADFFRNEILFYTQIVPKFEKFLADKGQSNLLCIPRHLLSYTDGENDFVVLEDVSPLGFGPASRQNCIDWAECIVILKTLAKFHAISFAYKDQKKEEFTKLASVLNETYFGIHNWNWYEKFHKKLVDIAKNALAIECPNSKAEKQFNSYEFGKLFQKCTECCEKKDASTSVISAGDCWAPNFLVRDIGQNQKEALMLDFQLARCSNPIIDLSFLIYSCTLKSFRDQYFNDILKTYHSELSNAIKSLGSDPEQIYPWDLFMKEYLHLKQFHFVCWIHLKHSI